In the Harmonia axyridis chromosome 3, icHarAxyr1.1, whole genome shotgun sequence genome, one interval contains:
- the LOC123675053 gene encoding uncharacterized protein LOC123675053 isoform X2, giving the protein MMVFCSTFLAAFAHTGSTLSVAMFILGSGLEANTHASRIHLAEILPKHTRGRHLMTPSFFWTLGYLFAIASAWKLSHHAVVDHRGSDMRLTAWRLMFAVAGGCNIIVACVTALVQPSPRYRLFRKQFDLAQSSLKLFYAINKSKYSETWPHREEDLKDIISDFQINTEPQPLNCGEQIRLLLRRMFKTVCLLFKRRFISTTVTLIIMRIFLFNGIVPVHLMLSKALMMRNETCEVIGHEILHLFPPVGQKCILVADMMLFVIFMFLALNILIGQIIVFITIDKLGRVFTLVVGLVTCSMSAYSISYWDMQLTFWIQGGFYVKCVLCSIFLGGFSVTLHVLDILEVEAYPTAARGAAAGVINFYPNFIFCVVCTLWYMPCQLTYIALGLTVSAAVVLTYFLPELKKHPMVE; this is encoded by the exons ATGATGGTATTCTGCAGTACATTTTTAGCAGCTTTTGCCCATACTGGCTCTACATTATCTGTGGCGATGTTCATTTTAGGTTCTGG ATTGGAAGCTAATACCCACGCCTCAAGAATACATCTTGCTGAAATTTTGCCTAAACATACGAGAGGTAGACATCTCATGACACCTTCCTTCTTTTGGACCCTTGGTTACTTGTTTGCTATAG CATCAGCATGGAAATTGTCTCATCATGCAGTTGTTGATCATAGGGGAAGTGATATGAGATTGACTGCTTGGAGGTTGATGTTTGCTGTCGCTGGAGGTTGTAACATTATAGTGGCTTGTGTTACAGCACTCGTTCAGCCTAGTCCACGATACAGACTCTTTCGGAAACAGTTCGACCTTGCACAGTCGTCCCTCAAGTTATTCTATGCTATCAATAAGTCCAAGTATAGTGAGACATGGCCA CACAGAGAGGAAGACCTTAAAGATATTATTTCTGATTTCCAAATAAACACAGAGCCGCAGCCATTGAACTGTGGTGAACAGATTCGACTGCTATTACGTCGTATGTTTAAAACAGTCTGTTTGTTGTTCAAAAGAAGGTTCATCTCTACCACCGTCACGTTGATCATAATGAGGATATTTCTTTTCAATGG AATTGTTCCTGTTCATTTGATGCTTAGTAAGGCACTCATGATGCGAAATGAAACCTGCGAAGTCATTGGTCATGAAATATTACATCTTTTTCCGCCTGTGGGACAGAAATGTATTCTAGTAGCAGATATGATGTTGTTTgtcattttcatgtttttggcTTTGAATATCCTCATCGGACAAATCATCGTATTCATCACAATCGACAAACTTGGAAGAGTGTTCACGTTAG tcGTTGGCTTGGTAACGTGCTCGATGTCTGCCTACAGCATATCTTACTGGGATATGCAATTGACTTTCTGGATACAGGGAGGATTTTATGTCAAATGCGTGCTGTGTTCCATTTTTCTTGGCGGATTTTCTGTCACTCTGCACGTCTTGGATATACTGGAAGTCGAAGCTTATCCAACTGCTGCCAG agGAGCTGCAGCTGGTGTAATCAATTTCTACccgaattttatattttgtgttGTCTGTACTTTATGGTATATGCCTTGCCAGTTGACCTATATTGCTCTTGGATTGACAGTATCAg CTGCAGTTGTGCTCACCTACTTCCTTCCAGAACTGAAAAAACATCCTATGGTTGAATAG
- the LOC123675053 gene encoding uncharacterized protein LOC123675053 isoform X1, with protein sequence MARVYADPSRVTMEDILQETGWGLYYKVLIGVVSACSFCQAVALVSLSFALPLGTCDPFINEATILTVDMCFFFGKAIGGFLLNTASDVTGRLWLLPNSLMMVFCSTFLAAFAHTGSTLSVAMFILGSGLEANTHASRIHLAEILPKHTRGRHLMTPSFFWTLGYLFAIASAWKLSHHAVVDHRGSDMRLTAWRLMFAVAGGCNIIVACVTALVQPSPRYRLFRKQFDLAQSSLKLFYAINKSKYSETWPHREEDLKDIISDFQINTEPQPLNCGEQIRLLLRRMFKTVCLLFKRRFISTTVTLIIMRIFLFNGIVPVHLMLSKALMMRNETCEVIGHEILHLFPPVGQKCILVADMMLFVIFMFLALNILIGQIIVFITIDKLGRVFTLVVGLVTCSMSAYSISYWDMQLTFWIQGGFYVKCVLCSIFLGGFSVTLHVLDILEVEAYPTAARGAAAGVINFYPNFIFCVVCTLWYMPCQLTYIALGLTVSAAVVLTYFLPELKKHPMVE encoded by the exons ATGGCAAGAGTCTATGCTGATCCATCTAGAGTTACTATGGAAGATATCCTACAAGAAACAG GTTGGGGACTCTACTACAAAGTTTTGATAGGAGTTGTTTCTGCATGCAGCTTTTGTCAGGCAGTAGCTCTCGTATCTTTGTCTTTTGCTTTACCATTAGGAACTTGCGATCCTTTTATAAATGAGGCCACCATCCTGACTGTAGACATGTGCTTCTTTTTTG GAAAAGCCATTGGAGGTTTTCTTTTGAACACCGCATCAGATGTGACTGGAAGACTATGGTTATTACCTAATAGTCTGATGATGGTATTCTGCAGTACATTTTTAGCAGCTTTTGCCCATACTGGCTCTACATTATCTGTGGCGATGTTCATTTTAGGTTCTGG ATTGGAAGCTAATACCCACGCCTCAAGAATACATCTTGCTGAAATTTTGCCTAAACATACGAGAGGTAGACATCTCATGACACCTTCCTTCTTTTGGACCCTTGGTTACTTGTTTGCTATAG CATCAGCATGGAAATTGTCTCATCATGCAGTTGTTGATCATAGGGGAAGTGATATGAGATTGACTGCTTGGAGGTTGATGTTTGCTGTCGCTGGAGGTTGTAACATTATAGTGGCTTGTGTTACAGCACTCGTTCAGCCTAGTCCACGATACAGACTCTTTCGGAAACAGTTCGACCTTGCACAGTCGTCCCTCAAGTTATTCTATGCTATCAATAAGTCCAAGTATAGTGAGACATGGCCA CACAGAGAGGAAGACCTTAAAGATATTATTTCTGATTTCCAAATAAACACAGAGCCGCAGCCATTGAACTGTGGTGAACAGATTCGACTGCTATTACGTCGTATGTTTAAAACAGTCTGTTTGTTGTTCAAAAGAAGGTTCATCTCTACCACCGTCACGTTGATCATAATGAGGATATTTCTTTTCAATGG AATTGTTCCTGTTCATTTGATGCTTAGTAAGGCACTCATGATGCGAAATGAAACCTGCGAAGTCATTGGTCATGAAATATTACATCTTTTTCCGCCTGTGGGACAGAAATGTATTCTAGTAGCAGATATGATGTTGTTTgtcattttcatgtttttggcTTTGAATATCCTCATCGGACAAATCATCGTATTCATCACAATCGACAAACTTGGAAGAGTGTTCACGTTAG tcGTTGGCTTGGTAACGTGCTCGATGTCTGCCTACAGCATATCTTACTGGGATATGCAATTGACTTTCTGGATACAGGGAGGATTTTATGTCAAATGCGTGCTGTGTTCCATTTTTCTTGGCGGATTTTCTGTCACTCTGCACGTCTTGGATATACTGGAAGTCGAAGCTTATCCAACTGCTGCCAG agGAGCTGCAGCTGGTGTAATCAATTTCTACccgaattttatattttgtgttGTCTGTACTTTATGGTATATGCCTTGCCAGTTGACCTATATTGCTCTTGGATTGACAGTATCAg CTGCAGTTGTGCTCACCTACTTCCTTCCAGAACTGAAAAAACATCCTATGGTTGAATAG